In one Buteo buteo chromosome 10, bButBut1.hap1.1, whole genome shotgun sequence genomic region, the following are encoded:
- the PTPRC gene encoding receptor-type tyrosine-protein phosphatase C isoform X9: MNYSIGNGKDENNMVEVILENLRKNREYVILWANKNITVNSSTNIIKLQRCMRYTVRVKNCADVYFAIPPESSKDPFEVKDITNTSAKLCWEDSLACANVTVNCKGSQEFTELNECKELNALSPNKEYSCTGTACFFEKEVVNQTFTIRTDYGTPEAPENLTVVCDARNVSVRWNKPSNISNGPIHGYSVKCNDNKPEFVNTTSFICRELEPYKEGSVYVTPYTNSKYNSNIFMGKTERCNFTTKSAEPEQVFDVIATLTRDNAVQIKCSIKNVYGAKKVFELTWENDGTNVTKHNICEFERENLSYLTNYTFTILVFNGEHRGQPVKKSIRTRYNSKALIIFLAFLIVVTSIALLLVLYKIYDLHKKKLSNSSEGVNLVAVKDDDRQLLNIEPIPSEQLLDTYKRKIADEGRLFLDEFQSIPRVFTKFSIKEAKKPHNQNKNRYIDILPYDHNRVELSEIPGDPGSDYINASYIDGFKEPRKYIAAQGPKDETMDDFWRMIWEQKATIIVMVTRCEEGKRNKCAQYWPSMENGSATYGDIIVKINESKTCPDYVIQKLHITNGREKTAGRDVTHIQFTGWPDHGVPEDPHLLLKLRRRVNALSNFFSGPIVVHCSAGVGRTGTYIGIDAMLEGLDAEGRVDVYGYVVKLRRQRCLMVQVESQYILIHQALVEYNQYGETEVSLSELHSYLNNLKRKDPPSDPSLLEAEFQRLPSYKGWRTQNIGNREENKSKNRNANIIPYDFNRVPIRHEDECSKEGERDSDDSSDEDSDCEESSKYINASFIGGYWGPKAMIATQGPLQETLSDFWQMVFQRKVKVIVMLTELKEGDQELCAQYWGEGKQMYDGIEVQMTDVNCCPSYTIRAFDVTHLKTKETQKVYQYQYHKWSGLDVPENPKDLVSMILNLKQKVPARPVTEDNRSTRSVPLVVHCRDGSQQTGVFCALMTLLESAEKEEVIDVFQVVKALRRTRLGVVSTFEHYQFLYDTIDSIYPAQNGQIKKNNQQEDKVEFCSEVEKTDQETDLITIDLTPSTPEEHEFSEVCDDFKAADSTKGTESSTNGPTTAVLT; the protein is encoded by the exons TGTGCTAATGTGACTGTTAACTGCAAAG GTTCACAAGAGTTTACAGAATTAAATGAATGTAAAGAGCTGAACGCTTTGTCACCCAACAAGGAGTACAGCTGCACTGGTACTGcatgtttttttgaaaaggaggTTGTCAATCAAACCTTCACCATAAGAACAGATTATGGTA CTCCAGAAGCACCAGAAAACCTTACAGTGGTTTGTGATGCCAGAAATGTGTCAGTTAGATGGAATAAACCTAGTAACATTTCAAACGGTCCTATACATGGCTATAGCGTGAAATGCAATGATAACA agccAGAATTTGTCAACACAACTAGCTTTATTTGCCGTGAATTAGAACCTTATAAAGAAGGTTCTGTATATGTGACTCCATatacaaacagcaaatataATAGCAACATATTTATGGGAAAAACTGAAAGGTGTAACTTTACGACAAAATCAGCAG AACCAGAGCAAGTGTTTGATGTTATTGCAACGTTGACGCGTGATAATGCTGTCCAAATTAAGTGCagcattaaaaatgtgtatggagcaaaaaaagtatttgaattgACTTGGGAAAATGATGGAACAAATGTCACCAAACACAATATTTGtgaatttgaaagagaaaatctCTCATACTTGACAAACTATACATTTACG ATCTTAGTGTTTAATGGAGAACATAGAGGGCAGCCAGTAAAGAAGAGCATAAGAACCAGAT ATAATTCTAAAGCCCTGATTATATTCTTGGCATTCTTGATCGTTGTGACATCAATTGCTTTACTACTGGTTCTGTACAAAATCTATgatcttcacaaaaaaaagcttAG CAATTCTTCTGAAGGCGTGAACCTTGTTGCAG TTAAAGATGATGACAGGCAACTTCTGAATATAGAGCCAATACCTTCAGAGCAATTGCTGGACACATACAAGAGGAAGATTGCTGATGAAGGAAGGCTTTTCTTGGATGAATTTCAG AGTATTCCTAGAGTTTTCACTAAATTTTCAATAAAGGAggccaaaaaaccccataatcaaaacaaaaaccgTTACATTGACATCCTTCCAT ACGATCATAACCGTGTTGAGCTCTCAGAGATCCCAGGAGACCCAGGATCAGACTATATCAATGCAAGTTATATTGAT GGCTTCAAAGAACCAAGAAAATACATTGCTGCACAAG GCCCCAAGGATGAAACCATGGATGATTTCTGGAGAATGATCTGGGAACAGAAGGCAACAATTATTGTCATGGTGACTCGCtgtgaggaaggaaagagg AACAAATGTGCCCAGTATTGGCCATCAATGGAGAATGGCTCTGCAACATATGGGGACATCATTGTGAAGATCAATGAAAGTAAAACATGTCCAGACTATGTCATTCAGAAACTACACATCACAAAC ggaagagaaaagacagcTGGAAGAGATGTCACTCATATTCAGTTCACAGGCTGGCCAGACCATGGAGTCCCTGAGGATCCGCATCTGCTTCTCAAACTCCGACGCAGAGTTAATGCTCTCAGCAACTTTTTTAGTGGCCCAATAGTGGTTCATTGCAG TGCTGGTGTTGGGCGCACCGGGACATATATAGGAATTGATGCCATGCTGGAGGGGCTGGATGCAGAAGGCAGAGTCGATGTTTATGGCTATGTTGTGAAGCTGCGTCGGCAGCGGTGCCTCATGGTTCAAGTAGAG TCACAGTACATCCTTATCCATCAAGCACTAGTGGAATACAATCAGTATGGAGAAACAGAGGTCAGTCTCTCAGAACTGCATTCCTATCTTAACaatctgaaaaggaaagatcCTCCGAGTGATCCTTCTTTGCTGGAGGCAGAGTTTCAG AGATTACCTTCCTATAAGGGGTGGCGGACGCAGAACATTGGGAATcgtgaggaaaataaaagcaaaaataggaATGCCAACATAATTCCAT ATGACTTTAACAGAGTGCCAATCAGGCACGAAGATGAATGCAGTAAGGAGGGTGAACGTGATTCAGATGATTCCTCGGATGAGGACAGCGACTGTGAGGAATCAAGCAAATACATCAATGCTTCCTTCATAGGT GGTTACTGGGGTCCAAAAGCCATGATTGCAACACAGGGACCACTGCAGGAAACTCTCTCTGACTTCTGGCAAATGGTCTTCCAAAGAAAAGTCAAAGTCATTGTTATGCTGACAGAGCTGAAAGAAGGAGATCAG GAACTCTGTGCACAGtactggggagaaggaaaacaaatgtatgATGGCATAGAAGTTCAAATGACAGATGTCAACTGTTGTCCTAGCTATACCATACGTGCATTTGATGTTACACATCTGAAG actaaagaaacacagaaggtaTATCAATATCAGTATCACAAGTGGAGTGGCTTGGATGTGccagaaaaccccaaagattTAGTCAGCATGATTCTCAACCTTAAACAAAAAGTCCCAGCCAGACCAGTCACTGAGGACAACAGAAGTACCCGCAGTGTCCCACTTGTCGTCCACTGCCG TGATGGATCACAACAGACTGGTGTATTTTGTGCTTTAATGACCCTCTTGGAAagtgcagaaaaagaagaagtaaTAGATGTTTTCCAAGTAGTAAAAGCTCTTCGTCGCACCAGGCTGGGAGTGGTCTCCACCTTT GAACATTACCAATTTCTGTATGACACCATTGACAGCATCTACCCTGCACAGAATGGACAAATAAAGAAGAACAACCAGCAGGAAGATAAAGTTGAATTTTGCAGTGAAGTAGAAAAAACGGATCAGGAAACTGATTTGATCACTATTGATCTTACCCCATCAACGCCAGAGGAACATGAGTTTTCTGAAGTATGTGATGATTTTAAGGCTGCAGATAGCACTAAGGGAACAGAAAGCTCTACAAATGGCCCTACAACTGCAGTTCTGACTTAG